CGCTGGCGCCGCGTCTTTCAGGGCGATGTGTTGCGCCATCTCGGTCATGCCGCCAGAACCCGGGCCGAGATTTCGCTGAAGCCGGCGGGAACCGTGCTGCCGACCTGGATCGCATCGCCGTCGCGCGAGGCATTGCGCCGCGACCCGCGCAGCTCCACGCCATGCGCCGAAAGCAGGTAATGGGTATAGCCGCCCATGTAGTTCTTGTTGACCACGGTCGCCTGAAAGGCGCCGACCGGGGCCTGATCGCCCAGGTTGACCTTTTCGGGCCGCACCGACAGCGTGGCCTGTCCGGTGACGATGCCGGCGGGCGCGGGCACGCGCATCACCTGGCCGAAAGGTGTGCGCACGGTCGCCTGCCCCGGATGGGCGGCCAGAACCTCGACCGGTAGGAAATTGGTTTCGCCGACGAAATCGGCGACAAAGCGGTTCACCGGCTCTTCGTAGATCTCGGTCGGGGTGCCCAGCTGCTGGATTTCGCAGCCCCCAGAACAGCGATGCGGTCGGACATGTCCAGCGCCTCTTCCTGGTCATGGGTGACAAAGACGAAGGTGATGCCGGTGTCGCGCTGCAACAGCCGCAATTCGTCGCGCATGGCCTGGCGCAGCTTCAGGTCCAGCGCCGACAGCGGCTCGTCCAGCAGCAAGACCTCGGGCTCGGGGGCCAGGGCGCGGGCCAGGGCAATGCGCTGGCGCTGGCCGCCCGACAGCTGCGCCGGCTTGCGGGTGGCGAACTGTGCCATATGCACGCGGTCCAGCATCTCGCCCACGCGATTGCGGATGCGGCTGCGGTCCCAGCCCAGGTTTTGCAGGCCGAAGGCGATGTTCTGTTCCAGGGTCATGTGCGGAAACAGCGCATAGCTTTGAAACACCGTGTTCACCCGCCGCTTGTGCGGAGGGATGTCAACGACCGGCTTGCCGTTCAGCAGGATCGTGCCGCTGTCGGGGGTCTCGAACCCCGCCAGCATGCGCAGCAAGGTGGTCTTGCCGCAGCCCGAAGGGCCCAACATGGTGAAGAATTCATTGGCGCGGATGTCGAAGCTGATCGACTTCAGCGCCTGATAGCTGCCGAACCGTTTCGAGACCCCGACGACTTCGATCGCATGATGAACCATCCGCGCCCACCCTCCCCGCATGACGTGACGTTCCTGCGCATAAGCGGGCAATGCCCGGCCTCGATAAAGCAGGCTTTGCGGAAGCGGCGGTTAGGCAAAGCCTAAACCGGCTAATTCGCGGTTGTGGCGCCGGCGGGCCTGACCAAAGGGACAGGTGGCCACCGTGGGATTTGCAAGCCGATTGAAACGGATGACCGGCTGGGACACCATGGCCGGGGCCGAACGGGACGCTGCCATGCCTTTGCGCGATACGCTGCGACAACTGGAATATTTCGTCGCGGTGGGCGAAACCGGCAGCATTGCCGCGGCCTCGCAGCAGGTGAACGTATCCTCGCCGTCGATCTCGGCCGGGATTTCGCAGCTTGAGGAGGAACTGGGCGTCAAGCTGTTCGTGCGTTATCACGCGCAGGGGCTGACGCCGACCCTGGCCGTGCGCAAGCTGCTGGATCATGCGCAGATCATGCTGCCGGGTCTGCGGCGCAGCTTCATCGAAGATTACGCCGAGGTGCGCATCTCTCAGGTCGAGGCCGATCAGGCCGAACTGTTCGGATTGCTGCGCCAGGCCCGCATCGACCTGGCGCTGACCTATGACCTGGACCTGCCGACCGACCTGCGCTTTTTCCCGATCCTGGAGCTGCCGCCGCTGGTGGCGATGGGCGAAAGCCATCCGCTCGCGCAGCTCGCCGAGGTTTCGATCGAACAGCTGGCGCCGCTGCCGATGGTGCTGCTGGACCTGCCCTTCAGCGCCGATTACTTCCTTTCCTTTTTCGTCAAGCAGGGCCTGCGCGCCAATATCGCCGAGCGCACGCGGGACATGTCGGTGATGCGCAGCCTGGTGGCCAACGGTTTTGGCTATTCCATCGTCAATGTCCGGCCGCTGCGCGATATCGCCCCCGACGGGCGGCCGATGCGCTTTGTGCCGCTGGCCGGGCAGCCGCGGCCGATGCGGCTGGGCGTGCTGGTCAGCGACGGGACCGAGCGGACGCAGCTGCACAAGACCTTCATCCAGCACGCGCGTGCTTGGATCACCGCCAACTGCGCGCGGCTGCTGGGGGGGCGATGCCGGCTAGGTCCGCGGCTTCGTTCAACGAAAGGGCGCGGCCATGCCGAGGCGCGAACGGAATGGGGCAGACAGATGAGCGACCGTCAGGCATGGCTGTTTCGCGCCGCGCAGCTGTTCGCGGCCGCGGCGCTGGCGCTGATGCTGGCGGTGGCCCTGGGGCTGCAAAGCCCCTATTGGGCGGCGATGCCGGTCTGGGTGGTCGCGCAACCGCATCGCCAGGATCTGCTGCTGCGGGCGGTGCTGCGGTTGCTGGGCACCGGCGTCGGGGCGGCGGTGGGCTGGGCTGCCCTGGTCTGGCTGGGCTATCCCTGGGCCGTGGTGACGGTGCTGCTGCTGTCGCTGGGGCTTGGCACGGTGCTGACCTATTGGATCGGCGGCGTCTACAGCTATGGCGTGCTTCTGGCGGCGATCACGGTGGCGGTGGTGCTGATCCCGGCGCTGGATCATCCCGTGGACGCCACCGCCCTGGCCCTGGACCGTATCGCCTGCACGGTGATCGGGGTGTTGGCGGTCACCGCAATCACCTTCCTGTTCACGCCGCGCCGACAGCAGCCGCCGCCACCCCTGCCGCCGGCGCGCCTGCGCACCGTGCCGCTGCACGCGCTGCTGGTGATGGCGGCCTCGGGGCTGGGCTGCCTTGCCATGCTGGCACTGGGGGGTGCGCCGGGCATCGCCGCAGCCATGGCGCTGAGCATATTCAGCCTGCTGCTGGGCTCCAGCCGACAGCCGCAGCCGCTGCTGCGCTATCTGCCGGCCGGGGCTGCCATTGGCGTGGTCGCGGCCGTGGGCTATCGCGCCCTGGACCAGGCCCTGCCTGACCATACGCTGGGCCTGACGGTGGTCCTGGCCCTGGCCTTCGTGGCGGCGGGCGCGCTGCTGCGGGCGCATCCCCGGACGGCGCCCTTTGGCCTGGATGCCAACATGTGTTTCCTGCTGGCGGCCGAGGCCGGAACCACCGGCCACGACCTGCGCGCCCATGCCATGGCCGGGGTCGCGCTGGTGGCCGGTGCCGGGCTGCTGGTGGCGCTGTTCCGGCGCCTGGGAGCCGCTGATGCGGCCGACGCCGGATGACTTGGCCTCGAAATTGTCAAGGATTCCTGAACAAGTCTTTGTTCAGGAAGATTTCCTGCCCTGGGCAAACATCGGGCCGCCGCGCCAGCGCGGAAAGCCATAGCCATGGATTTCCACCAGATCGATGTCGGCGGCGCTGCCTGCGATGCCCTCGTTCAGGATCGCCTGGCCCTCGGCCGCCATTTCGCCGACCAAGGTATCGGCGATCTCTTGCGCGGGCATCTCTGCCGCCGGGCCGACATGGCCCGCCAGCAATGCTGCGACTGCGGGCGACGGCTGGGGCTTGCGGTCGCCCGGGACGTAGTCATACCAGCCGCCGCCGGTCTTTTGGCCCTTGCGGCCGGCGCGCACCAGAATGTCGCCCAGGGTTTCAGGCACATCGCGCCCCGCTGCCCGCGCGCCTTCGCGTTGCAGATAGGCGATGTCCAGGCCGCCCAGATCCTGAGCCTCGAACGGGCCCATGGCAAAGCCATAGTTGCGCATGGCGGCATCCACCGCGGCGATGGGCACCCCGCGGCGCAGCAGCGCCTCGGCCGCGGCGCGATAGCGCTTGAGGATGCGATTGCCGATGAACCCTTCGCAAATACCGGATTGAACAGGAATTTTCTTCAGCATCCGTGCCAGGGCAAAGCCGGTGGCCAGCGTCCGCGCAGAGGTTTCGGGGATCGGCACGATCTCGAGCAGCTTCATCACATTTGCCGGGCTGAAGAAATGCAGGCCGATGAAACGGTCGGTGCCGGGCAGATCGCGGGCGATGTCGCGCGGGTCCAGATAGGACGTGTTGGTGGCCAGGATGGCATCGGCGCGGCAATGGCGCGCCAGTTGCTCGAACACCGCGCGCTTGACGCCGATTTCCTCGAACACCGCCTCGATCACCAGATCGGCCGGGGCCAGGGCGGCATAGTCGGTGCTGCCGGTGACGCCGTCTTGCAGGGCGCGGGCCTGGGCTTCGGGCATCTTGCCACGCTTGACGGCGCCGGCAAAGATGCCGGCCAGATTGTCCAGCCCACGGGCCAGCGCCTCGGTGTCGCGTTCGATCAGGGTGACGGGCAGGCCCGCCTGACGCAGGGCGGCGACGATCCCCGCCCCCATGGTGCCGCCGCCGACGACGCCGACATGGCGCAGCTCCATCGGCGCGACATCGCGCAAGGCTGCCGGCCGGGGCGCGGCACGCTCGGCAAAGAACACATGGCGCAGCGCCGCCGCCTGGTCCGAGCCGCGCAGATCCAGGAAGGTCTGGCGTTCATGCGCCATTGCCGCATCAAAGGGCGCCTCGACCGCCTTGCGCAGACAGTCCAGCGCCCGCAGCGGCGCGGCGGCCCCCTTCGCGGATCGGGCGATCGCAGCCCGCTGCGCGGCCCAGAAATCGGCGGGCGGCGGTTCGACGGGGCGGGCCGACACCGGCGCCGGCAGCGGCCGGGCCAACGCCTGGCGGGCGAAATCCAGCGCCCCCTGGCGCAGGTCGCCCTCGATCACCGCATCGACCAGCCCCAACGCCTGCGCCCTGGCCGCGCTTACCGGTCGGCCCGAGGTCACCAGGTCCACCGCCGCCTCGACGCCGATCAGGCGCGGGGTGCGCACGGTGCCGCCAGCGCCGGGCACGATACCCAGACCGACCTCGGGCAGGCCCAGCGTCGCCTGCGTCAGCGCCACGCGAAAGCGGCAGCCCATCGCCACCTCAAGCCCGCCGCCCAGGGCCGAGCCATGGATGGCGGCGACCCAGGGCTTGGCCGCGGCCTCGATCCGGGCGACCAGATCGGGCAGATGCGGCGGCTGCGGCGGCTTGCCGAATTCGGTGACATCGGCCCCGGCGATAAAGGTGCGCCCGGCACAGATCAGCACCACCCCCCGCACATCGGGATCGGCGTCCAGCGTCGCCACCGCATCCCAAAGCCCCTGGCGCAGCGCTTGCGACAGCGCGTTGACCGGCGGGTTGTCCACGATGACGACGGCAAGATCGTCCTGTTTTTCGATGGTTACGACCGACATTTCATATCCCCAGATAGGCTTCGCGGATTCGCGGATCGGCGATCAGCTCGGCGGCCGGCCCCTGCATGGTGATGCGGCCGGTTTCCATGACATAGCCGCGGTCGGCGATCTTC
The Paracoccus sp. SMMA_5_TC DNA segment above includes these coding regions:
- a CDS encoding FUSC family protein, translated to MGFASRLKRMTGWDTMAGAERDAAMPLRDTLRQLEYFVAVGETGSIAAASQQVNVSSPSISAGISQLEEELGVKLFVRYHAQGLTPTLAVRKLLDHAQIMLPGLRRSFIEDYAEVRISQVEADQAELFGLLRQARIDLALTYDLDLPTDLRFFPILELPPLVAMGESHPLAQLAEVSIEQLAPLPMVLLDLPFSADYFLSFFVKQGLRANIAERTRDMSVMRSLVANGFGYSIVNVRPLRDIAPDGRPMRFVPLAGQPRPMRLGVLVSDGTERTQLHKTFIQHARAWITANCARLLGGRCRLGPRLRSTKGRGHAEARTEWGRQMSDRQAWLFRAAQLFAAAALALMLAVALGLQSPYWAAMPVWVVAQPHRQDLLLRAVLRLLGTGVGAAVGWAALVWLGYPWAVVTVLLLSLGLGTVLTYWIGGVYSYGVLLAAITVAVVLIPALDHPVDATALALDRIACTVIGVLAVTAITFLFTPRRQQPPPPLPPARLRTVPLHALLVMAASGLGCLAMLALGGAPGIAAAMALSIFSLLLGSSRQPQPLLRYLPAGAAIGVVAAVGYRALDQALPDHTLGLTVVLALAFVAAGALLRAHPRTAPFGLDANMCFLLAAEAGTTGHDLRAHAMAGVALVAGAGLLVALFRRLGAADAADAG
- a CDS encoding 3-hydroxyacyl-CoA dehydrogenase NAD-binding domain-containing protein; this encodes MSVVTIEKQDDLAVVIVDNPPVNALSQALRQGLWDAVATLDADPDVRGVVLICAGRTFIAGADVTEFGKPPQPPHLPDLVARIEAAAKPWVAAIHGSALGGGLEVAMGCRFRVALTQATLGLPEVGLGIVPGAGGTVRTPRLIGVEAAVDLVTSGRPVSAARAQALGLVDAVIEGDLRQGALDFARQALARPLPAPVSARPVEPPPADFWAAQRAAIARSAKGAAAPLRALDCLRKAVEAPFDAAMAHERQTFLDLRGSDQAAALRHVFFAERAAPRPAALRDVAPMELRHVGVVGGGTMGAGIVAALRQAGLPVTLIERDTEALARGLDNLAGIFAGAVKRGKMPEAQARALQDGVTGSTDYAALAPADLVIEAVFEEIGVKRAVFEQLARHCRADAILATNTSYLDPRDIARDLPGTDRFIGLHFFSPANVMKLLEIVPIPETSARTLATGFALARMLKKIPVQSGICEGFIGNRILKRYRAAAEALLRRGVPIAAVDAAMRNYGFAMGPFEAQDLGGLDIAYLQREGARAAGRDVPETLGDILVRAGRKGQKTGGGWYDYVPGDRKPQPSPAVAALLAGHVGPAAEMPAQEIADTLVGEMAAEGQAILNEGIAGSAADIDLVEIHGYGFPRWRGGPMFAQGRKSS